One segment of Pseudomonas sp. FP2196 DNA contains the following:
- a CDS encoding response regulator: MEQQAFQVLIVEDDQRLAELTRDYLQANGLRVEIEGNGALAAARIIQEQPDLVILDLMLPGEDGLSICRKVRDRYDGPILMLTARTDDADQIHGLDLGADDYVCKPVRPRLLLARIQALLRRSDTPEPVAEKSRRLQFGPLVVDNALREAWLSDNGIELTSAEFDLLWLLVSNAGRILSREEIFTALRGIGYDGQDRSIDVRISRIRPKIGDDPDHPRLIKTIRSKGYLFVPEACVDLVL; encoded by the coding sequence GTGGAGCAACAAGCCTTTCAGGTATTGATAGTCGAGGACGATCAGCGTCTGGCCGAACTCACTCGCGACTACCTGCAAGCCAATGGATTGCGCGTCGAAATCGAAGGCAACGGTGCGCTGGCGGCGGCGCGGATTATCCAGGAACAGCCGGATCTGGTGATCCTTGATCTGATGCTGCCCGGTGAAGATGGTCTAAGCATTTGCCGCAAGGTGCGTGACCGTTATGACGGCCCCATCCTGATGCTCACCGCGCGCACCGATGACGCCGACCAGATCCACGGTCTCGACCTCGGCGCCGATGATTACGTCTGTAAACCGGTGCGGCCGCGACTTTTATTGGCGAGGATTCAGGCATTACTGCGACGCAGTGACACACCGGAGCCTGTCGCGGAAAAATCCCGTCGACTGCAATTCGGCCCGCTGGTGGTGGATAACGCCTTGCGCGAGGCGTGGCTGAGCGACAACGGCATCGAGCTGACCAGCGCCGAATTCGACTTGCTCTGGCTGCTGGTGTCCAACGCCGGGCGAATCCTCTCCCGGGAAGAAATCTTCACGGCGTTGCGCGGCATCGGCTACGACGGCCAGGACCGCTCGATCGATGTACGTATCTCGCGCATCCGCCCGAAGATCGGCGATGACCCTGACCATCCGCGCCTGATCAAGACCATCCGCAGCAAAGGCTATCTGTTCGTCCCTGAAGCCTGCGTAGACCTGGTGCTGTGA
- a CDS encoding ribonucleoside-diphosphate reductase subunit alpha — MQTDTTRENPQGTLPQAADSNSDLAATAPGQLRVIKRNGTVVPYTDDKITVAITKAFLAVEGGTAAASSRIHDTVARLTEQVTATFKRRMPSGGTIHIEEIQDQVELALMRAGEQKVARDYVIYRDGRSKERAAHAPAEEAVNAHPSIRITRADGSLAPLDMGRLNTIVTEACEGLEEVDGDLIQRETLKNLYDGVALTDVNTALVMTARTLVEREPNYSFVTARLLMDTLRAEGLNFLEVAESATHHEMADLYAKALPAYVAKGIEFELLNPVLATFDLEKLGKAINHERDQQFTYLGLQTLYDRYFIHKDGVRFELPQIFFMRVAMGLAIEEKNKEDRAIEFYNLLSSFDYMASTPTLFNAGTLRPQLSSCYLTTVPDDLSGIYHAIHDNAMLSKFAGGLGNDWTPVRALGSYIKGTNGKSQGVVPFLKVVNDTAVAVNQGGKRKGAVCAYLETWHMDIEEFIELRKNTGDDRRRTHDMNTANWIPDLFMKRVFDDGKWTLFSPSEVPDLHDLTGKAFEERYEYYEALSEYPGKIKLFKTIQAKDLWRKMLSMLFETGHPWLTFKDPCNLRSPQQHVGVVHSSNLCTEITLNTNKDEIAVCNLGSINLPNHIVNGKLDTAKLQRTVNTAVRMLDNVIDINYYSVPQAKNSNFRHRPVGLGIMGFQDALYLQHIAYGSDAAVEFADKSMEAVSYYAIQASCDLADERGAYETFNGSLWSKGILPLDSQQILIEQRGQKYIDVDLNETLDWAPVRARVQKGIRNSNIMAIAPTATIANITGVSQSIEPTYQNLYVKSNLSGEFTVINPYLVRDLKARGLWDSVMINDLKYYDGSVQQIERIPQELKELYATAFEVDTKWIVDAASRRQKWIDQAQSLNLYIAGASGKKLDVTYRMAWYRGLKTTYYLRALAATSTEKSTINTGKLNAVSSGGNHGDDSVLAAPAGPAPVPKACAIDEPDCEACQ; from the coding sequence ATGCAAACCGACACAACTCGCGAGAACCCGCAGGGCACCTTGCCGCAGGCCGCCGATTCGAATTCGGATCTGGCAGCTACCGCGCCTGGTCAACTGCGCGTGATCAAGCGCAATGGCACTGTCGTTCCTTACACCGATGACAAGATCACCGTCGCTATCACCAAAGCGTTTCTCGCAGTTGAGGGCGGCACCGCTGCCGCCTCGTCGCGAATCCACGACACCGTTGCCCGCCTGACCGAACAAGTCACCGCGACCTTCAAGCGTCGCATGCCTTCGGGCGGCACCATCCACATCGAAGAAATCCAGGACCAGGTCGAACTGGCCCTGATGCGTGCCGGCGAGCAGAAAGTCGCTCGCGACTACGTGATCTACCGTGACGGCCGTTCGAAAGAACGCGCTGCCCACGCACCGGCCGAAGAAGCGGTCAACGCGCACCCGTCGATCCGCATCACCCGTGCCGACGGCAGCCTGGCGCCGCTGGACATGGGCCGCTTGAACACCATCGTCACCGAGGCCTGCGAAGGTCTGGAAGAAGTCGACGGCGACCTGATCCAGCGCGAAACCCTGAAAAACCTGTACGACGGCGTGGCCCTGACCGACGTCAACACCGCCCTGGTGATGACCGCCCGCACCCTGGTTGAGCGCGAGCCGAACTACTCGTTCGTGACCGCCCGCCTGCTGATGGATACCCTGCGTGCCGAAGGCCTGAACTTCCTCGAAGTTGCCGAAAGCGCCACCCATCACGAAATGGCCGACCTGTACGCCAAGGCACTGCCGGCCTACGTCGCCAAAGGTATCGAGTTCGAACTGCTGAACCCTGTGCTGGCCACCTTCGACCTGGAAAAACTGGGCAAGGCGATCAACCACGAGCGCGATCAGCAATTCACCTACCTGGGCCTGCAAACCCTGTACGACCGTTACTTCATCCACAAGGATGGCGTGCGTTTCGAACTGCCGCAGATCTTCTTCATGCGCGTGGCCATGGGCCTGGCGATCGAAGAGAAGAATAAAGAAGACCGTGCGATCGAGTTCTACAACCTGTTGTCGTCCTTCGACTACATGGCTTCGACTCCAACACTGTTCAACGCCGGCACCCTGCGTCCACAGCTGTCGAGCTGCTACCTGACCACCGTTCCGGATGACCTGTCGGGCATCTACCACGCGATCCACGACAACGCCATGCTGTCGAAATTCGCCGGTGGCCTGGGCAACGACTGGACGCCTGTCCGTGCTTTGGGTTCGTACATCAAAGGCACCAACGGCAAGTCGCAAGGCGTGGTTCCGTTCCTGAAAGTCGTGAACGACACCGCTGTAGCCGTTAACCAGGGTGGCAAGCGCAAAGGCGCTGTGTGTGCCTACCTGGAAACCTGGCACATGGACATCGAAGAGTTCATCGAGCTGCGCAAGAACACCGGTGATGATCGTCGTCGTACCCACGACATGAACACTGCCAACTGGATCCCTGACCTGTTCATGAAGCGCGTCTTCGATGACGGCAAGTGGACCCTGTTCTCGCCATCCGAAGTACCGGACCTGCACGACCTGACCGGTAAAGCCTTCGAAGAGCGTTACGAGTACTACGAAGCGCTGTCCGAGTACCCGGGCAAGATCAAGCTGTTCAAGACCATTCAGGCCAAAGACCTGTGGCGCAAAATGCTGTCCATGCTCTTCGAAACCGGCCACCCATGGCTGACTTTCAAAGACCCGTGCAACCTGCGTAGCCCGCAGCAGCACGTCGGCGTGGTTCACAGCTCGAACCTGTGCACCGAGATCACCTTGAACACCAACAAGGATGAAATCGCTGTTTGCAACCTGGGCTCGATCAACCTGCCGAACCACATCGTCAACGGCAAGCTGGACACCGCCAAGCTGCAACGCACCGTGAACACCGCCGTGCGCATGCTCGACAACGTGATCGACATCAACTACTACTCGGTGCCGCAAGCGAAGAACTCCAACTTCCGTCACCGTCCGGTAGGTCTGGGCATCATGGGCTTCCAGGACGCTTTGTACCTGCAGCACATCGCCTACGGTTCCGACGCTGCCGTCGAGTTCGCCGACAAGTCGATGGAAGCGGTCAGCTACTACGCGATCCAGGCGTCCTGCGACCTGGCCGACGAGCGCGGCGCGTACGAGACATTCAACGGTTCGCTGTGGTCCAAAGGCATCCTGCCGCTGGATTCGCAACAGATCCTGATCGAACAACGCGGCCAGAAGTACATCGACGTTGACCTGAACGAAACCCTGGACTGGGCACCGGTTCGCGCCCGTGTACAGAAAGGCATTCGTAACTCCAACATCATGGCCATCGCACCTACCGCGACCATCGCCAACATCACTGGCGTCTCGCAGTCGATCGAACCGACCTACCAGAACCTGTATGTGAAATCGAACCTGTCGGGCGAATTCACCGTGATCAACCCGTACCTGGTTCGCGACCTCAAGGCTCGCGGCCTGTGGGACTCGGTCATGATCAACGACCTGAAGTACTACGACGGTTCGGTTCAGCAGATCGAGCGCATCCCGCAAGAACTCAAAGAGCTCTACGCGACCGCGTTCGAAGTGGACACCAAGTGGATCGTTGACGCGGCCAGCCGTCGTCAGAAGTGGATCGACCAGGCCCAGTCGCTGAACCTGTACATCGCTGGCGCATCGGGCAAGAAACTCGACGTGACCTACCGCATGGCCTGGTACCGTGGCCTGAAAACCACTTACTACCTCCGTGCCCTGGCCGCGACCAGCACCGAGAAGTCGACCATCAACACTGGCAAGCTGAACGCTGTTTCCAGCGGCGGCAACCACGGCGACGACTCCGTACTGGCAGCCCCTGCCGGCCCTGCTCCAGTGCCGAAGGCTTGCGCCATCGACGAGCCGGATTGCGAAGCTTGCCAGTAA